One part of the candidate division KSB1 bacterium genome encodes these proteins:
- a CDS encoding amidohydrolase family protein — protein sequence MKPIKRINAFLILLFLIPCYSFSQDKPTEEKQQPKMVKPAPDRKAGEGEGPFERLIIRGAIVIDGTGAPPRGPVDIVIEGNRIEEIKSVGSPGVEIDEDKRPKDATKEIDAHGSYVIPGLIDLHVHTGGVPKAPEAEYVYKLWMGHGITTVRGVPTGPLEWSLKERERSAKNEIVAPRIFSYHRPGSGKEWKDRQIRTPKDAREWVRYAAKKGIDGLKVGSYRPEIMAALLDEAKKFGLGSTAHLGQMGVAQMNAIDAARLGLGTQTHYYGLFESLYKNYDVQPWPVDMNYNNEQHRFGQVARQWNLIHPRGSDEWNALLKEFLELDFIINPTMTIYSAGRDVMRARTADWHEKYTLPSLWDFYEPSRKSHGSYWYYWTTWDEVAWKNFYHVWMQFLNDYKNMGGRVTMGSDAGFIYQTYGFGSILEMELLQEAGFHPLEVIRSSTMHSAEALFEPKGLPIDCGVIRPGLLADLVIIDENPLANLKVLYGNGAEKINDETGEPERVGGVKYTIKDGIIYDAKQLLRDVEEMVNKQKQERMKDQVASEDK from the coding sequence ATGAAACCAATAAAACGTATTAATGCATTTTTGATTCTACTATTCTTAATTCCATGTTATAGTTTCTCACAAGACAAACCAACAGAAGAAAAACAACAACCAAAAATGGTTAAACCTGCACCGGACCGAAAGGCCGGAGAAGGCGAAGGTCCATTTGAACGGTTGATCATTCGGGGCGCAATTGTTATTGATGGCACCGGCGCTCCACCAAGAGGTCCGGTGGATATCGTCATCGAAGGGAATCGGATTGAAGAAATAAAAAGTGTGGGATCACCAGGAGTAGAAATAGATGAAGACAAAAGGCCCAAGGATGCCACAAAAGAAATCGATGCTCACGGATCCTATGTGATACCCGGCTTAATCGATCTCCATGTGCATACTGGCGGAGTACCAAAAGCGCCGGAAGCCGAATATGTATACAAGCTATGGATGGGTCATGGCATCACCACAGTAAGAGGCGTCCCCACCGGCCCGCTGGAGTGGTCGTTAAAAGAAAGGGAACGAAGCGCTAAAAATGAGATCGTAGCTCCGCGTATCTTTTCTTACCATCGACCTGGAAGCGGCAAAGAGTGGAAAGATCGGCAAATCCGCACACCCAAAGACGCCCGGGAATGGGTACGGTATGCTGCCAAAAAAGGCATTGATGGGTTGAAAGTAGGCTCGTATCGTCCCGAGATTATGGCAGCTTTGCTCGATGAGGCGAAGAAATTTGGGCTCGGTTCAACCGCCCATTTAGGCCAGATGGGTGTTGCGCAAATGAATGCGATCGACGCGGCGCGCCTGGGTCTTGGAACTCAGACACATTATTATGGTCTATTCGAATCTCTTTACAAAAATTATGATGTTCAACCCTGGCCTGTTGACATGAACTATAACAATGAACAGCATCGGTTTGGTCAGGTTGCTCGCCAGTGGAATTTAATCCATCCCCGGGGAAGCGACGAATGGAATGCTTTGTTAAAGGAATTTCTCGAGCTAGATTTTATTATCAACCCTACCATGACGATTTATTCTGCCGGAAGAGATGTGATGCGGGCTCGCACAGCCGATTGGCATGAAAAATATACACTTCCATCTCTCTGGGATTTTTATGAGCCCAGCAGGAAAAGCCATGGTTCCTACTGGTATTACTGGACAACCTGGGATGAAGTAGCCTGGAAAAACTTTTACCATGTCTGGATGCAGTTCTTGAATGATTACAAAAATATGGGCGGAAGAGTTACCATGGGTTCGGATGCCGGATTTATCTATCAGACATATGGATTCGGCTCCATTCTGGAAATGGAACTACTGCAGGAAGCCGGCTTTCACCCCCTGGAAGTCATTCGTTCTTCAACCATGCATAGCGCGGAAGCGCTCTTCGAACCCAAAGGCCTGCCTATAGATTGCGGCGTAATTCGTCCCGGATTGTTGGCTGACCTGGTGATTATCGACGAAAATCCCCTCGCAAACTTGAAAGTCCTTTACGGCAACGGAGCCGAAAAAATAAATGATGAGACCGGTGAGCCTGAACGAGTTGGCGGTGTGAAATATACGATCAAGGATGGAATTATTTATGATGCCAAGCAGCTGCTTAGAGATGTGGAAGAAATGGTAAACAAGCAAAAACAAGAGAGAATGAAAGATCAAGTAGCCAGTGAAGACAAATGA